The sequence GAGGACCTGGCCCAGGTCGCGCTCGTGGCGAGCGAGGAGGCGCGCGAGGCCACCGAGGACATTTTTGTCGAAGGCGACGTCGGCGACGCGCTCTTCCTGGTGCTCGAAGGAAAAGTTCGCGTGCATCGGCAGGAGAAGACCATCGCCGAGCTCGGCGAGCGCGAGTGCTTCGGCGAGATGGCCATCCTCGATGCCAGCCCGCGCATGGCCACCGTCACCGCCATCTCCGACGTGGCGCTCCTGAAAATCGCCCGCGAGGACTTCGAAGAGCTGCTTCAAGAGAAGCACGCCATTGCCCAGGGCATCATCAAGGTGCTCACCAGGCGTCTGCGCGAGGCGAACCGCG is a genomic window of Deltaproteobacteria bacterium containing:
- a CDS encoding cyclic nucleotide-binding domain-containing protein codes for the protein MLTTVEKVLFLKSIDLFSQIPGEDLAQVALVASEEAREATEDIFVEGDVGDALFLVLEGKVRVHRQEKTIAELGERECFGEMAILDASPRMATVTAISDVALLKIAREDFEELLQEKHAIAQGIIKVLTRRLREANRA